The sequence ggaagttatggatttaaaatctaagtggtggatcttccggattgaactacgtagtgacgtattttatataagttatatattctatcgatatgaattctgaggttggaattgattattgttttaggcgccgatcgtcatgacgccttggcgtattgtgctagggagttgtagggcgaactccaggtgagtgggcagttttgttttccgtatatatatatacttgacgttttcccagaaattgaaattgaatgaaagtatgctttaaatgcaatgtataaaattatatgaaaagtatattgaaatgtgaattgagatgccatgcataaaagtatatgaaaagtatatagaaatgtgaatcgaattgccatgcatgaaatgatatgaaaagtatgaaattgagatatgatgcatatgaatgaatggtgcggcggacgcacaggtgagtatttaaataCTGATATGATGATGTtaatgtatattgagctcaaatcctgcaccatggtttagtgcttatagtattcaccgcatcgcacgctcgccttggatccaagtagatgctggtcgcacagtccacgcggagtgggtgcgacgggccagtcgaagagtgttagtgagatttcgactggtgggtgaccttagattatgtgcacagatgattgatgagaaagcactagagcgtaacttgtgtgcagaaggccggacaggtcacagaggtgactccggcagagtgagagtgatagattttgagctctaggttcaaccgtacatggctattagagggcctccggttgattactttcttgcacctgatatgattattgttgatgcatccatacttaactgttgaattagacatggcatggcatgattgataaagaaaaatgttgagatagtaaaaatgaagtttgagaatatatatgtatatttatattttacatttctgggaaagtatacaggttttacggagaggggttacaacgttttgagaaatgtttggatttggaaaagaattgttttactgacccactcaattttggttttgcgcccctccaggttcaggaatcacaaaggtgtggtgactacgaggaattcgacggtgttctgacagattggacaaaattaggactcaccttcgggtgtatcaacgtataaattgtatcttaaagcttccgtactgtgcaaatggttacgtcactctcacgtgacggccagcatgccctccttcgagacggggtgtgtcaagaattgtcatatttttctctctctaatttttatatataatgttATAAATAATGAATGAACCAAATACCACATATatgttattaaaaatataactcatttttcttggataagaaataaaagtaaccctaaaccctaacattGTATTGAAACAAAACATCAttgctaaagaaaaaaaaaattaatgaaaatggcttgaaaattttgagttttaacgataagaataaaataaagggtcaaatgaatagtattatgattgattttttagtgaatagtactagaacttttcgttaaaattcccaaaaGAAAAAGGCCCTCATTTTGATCTAAACTTAGGTggctattattattattattattattatttgccaAAGGGTGGTaattaattgaaaatgaatTTGTAAAAACCACTTTCGTCAAAGGCACATATAGAAATATAGCTACTTATTTAAACCAAAGATGaaataaatgcataaaaaattaggcagttttgagtttCGAACCCTTACTTATTTAAACCAAAGATGaaataaatgcataaaaaattaggcagttttgagtttCGAACCCGTGTTCCTTTTCATCGCAAGAAAGTAGCGAAACACTACTGTAAGTGACAACTTATGACAGATATccagttttatatttttatacgcTTACTGGACATATAATAatagaaattaaatttttttgtgcCCCCGATTTTTTGAGGCCCTGTGCAGTCGCCCTGGCTGCCTTAGGCTAAGGCCGGGCCTGATTAACATCAACCattgatctcagatcgaacggttAATATTAAATCAGTTTTTttattaccgttggaaatcGGACGGCTCGTATTAAAGAGTCGTTGGGATCGAACGGAccttgggaagccacgtggcttcccaatgGTCACTGCGCGCGGGTCATTCACTCTGAAATGTGTCGGCTGATGCGCCCCCACACGCGCATGAGGGGCACGCGCCtgacacaaaaataaattaaaaaaaggacCGACGCCAGGCATGGCGTCAGCCTGACATCACACCCCTCGAGCTGAAGGGCTGGCAATCCCTCACGGGCCTGGCCCTCTAGCCCTTTCCTCTcgcctgtcccccgagcaaggttcaacggtggacttgctctaaggtCCACAACTATCATCCTTGGAAGTTGGTTGCACTACGTTTGATGCCTATTGAATCAGATTACACACACcagaaagaaatatatatatacaataatattaTTCTCAGGCTGAGCGAAATGCATTTTGGAAGGACATTATTGCCAGTTTATTATGAGGTTAAATTCACTTTCATCTCTTTTTTAGTGTCTATAATAtcgttgttaaaaaaaaagagttttaacaaaaagctcacggtactgttcactttaacgaaaaaccacatttttacactagaaagtcaaacctggtactattcactttaccctttattttgtccttatcgttaaaactcaaagttttcaagtcattttcattagttttccttaaaaaaaatcattagacaactaatttaatcacattattatctgcgtacgaaagactttttttataaccggcataaCACGCCTCTTAAAATGTTTGGAAcgtatttaaaaatagagataatatttaattaacagCTGATTGAATCACctaagcttcaacaaaaatatgtGAACAAAAATGCATCCAAGACAAAAAACTAAAGGCATCTCAAAATAAGGCATCAAATAATGTAagggtattttcatcattttaatcgtgttttttaataattatttttttgtactatttttttaattagtacctcacactaggttagcaataatgtgattcaatcagctattcattaaatattattttctttatttttaaacatgttcaaaatatcttaagatgtatgtaatgccggttataaaaaagatcTTTCACacgtggataataatgtgattaaattagttgtccaAAGattgttttttctattttttttttataataaatgatattatctacactaagggggatgaggttggcttagcctcacaatggattagtaataatgtaatcagttgtttattaaatattattttctctattattaatgtaaattatatagagaccgattttattatgtggattcagttgcttaattggtttatgaggggtttttTCTAGCATGatataagattattcatttactccaaatatttgactttccttttgtcaatttacgcatataaatacacgTCGTGATTCTCGtataatgccggttataaaaaaggtctttcgcacgtagataataatatgattaaattagttatcaaatgattgttttttttaaacaaaaaaaaacaaacaatattatctacactaaggagaatggggtgggcttagcctcacaatgagatagcaataatatgattcaattagttgtttattaaaatattattttctctaatcttaatgtaaattctataaagaccaattttattatgtggattcagCTACTTTAAGTAGTTTATGAAGGTTTtattctagcatgatctaagattattcatttactttaaatatttgacttttcttttgtcaatttatgcatataaatacatttaaaatgtgtaaGTCACGCGTAGcacgccgtgattcaaaaaatgtcttttgCATGCACGTGAGCACGTGCATGAATGCTAGTATATATAAAGCTAAGGGCTCAATGAACAATATTGTTTTGGTGTCACAAGcttcacaaaaaaaattggataaaaatgccactcaaacaaaaaacttcaaaagctacccaaaataatgcatcaaatgtggCTGGGGTATTTTTTCCATTTTAACAGTgtctttttaataattaatttttttgtacatttttttaataattagtatCTCACAAtaaactagcaataatgtgattcaatcagttgttcattaaaaattattctctctatttttaaacacatccAAAATATCTTCAGAGACGTGTAATGCTTGTTATAAAAATGGTCTTTCTCACACGgataatcatgtgattaaattaggtgtcaaataatatttttttttaacaaacgatattatatacactaagagggaggggtgggcttagcctcacaatgtgctatcaataatgtgattcattcaattgtttcttaaatattattttctctcttcttaatgtaaattcaatagagaccaaatttattatgtgaattcagctgctttaattaTCCAAGGGCCCAATGAAcaacattttttttgtgtcacaagcttcacaaaaaaaaaaaaaaaaaggactcaAATgaccctcaaataaaaaacttcaaaagcaacccaaaataatgcatcaaatatggtagaggtattttcgtcattttaatagtgttttttaataataattttttgtacagttttattaaataattagtacctcataataggctagcaataatgtgattcaattagttcttcattaaatgttattttctctatttttaaacacgttcaaaacatcttaagaggtgtgTAATGCCGATTATAAAAAGGATCTTTCGcatgcggataataatgtgattaaattagttgtcaaatgattgttttttttttttgaacaaatgatattatctacactaagagggatgggggtgggcttagcctcataataggcaagtaataatgtgattcaatcagttgtttcttaaatattattttctctattcttaatgtaaattcaatagagattgattttattatgtggattcaactgctttaattggtttatgagggggtTTTGTAGCATAATCTAAGactattcatttacttcaaatatttgacttttcttttgttattttacacatataaatatatttaaaacgtgtaagtcgtGCGTAGCACGCCGTGATTAAGAAAATACCTGCATGCGTGCATGAacgcgtgcatgaaggctagtatatattatatattggaAGTAAAATACAATTCCCAAACTTTACCAATCTCAActactttcttattttttaattttccaacaTATATATGGAGAGTGTGTGATTAGCAAACCAATCACGAAGTGGTGAGGTCTAACATTATATAAACCGATGAGAGAATTTTTACTCATCACCATAACTATGATGTATGCTTACCATATGCCTAATTATCTGCCACATGTTATTTCACTTAGCTctagttaactttcacattaGATATTTAGTTTTtcaactttgaaaaaaaattaaccaaaattaagtgAAAATACACGTGATGGATGATTAGGTGTATGGTGGGCATACACCATAGTTatgatggtgagcaaaaatgctcctatAAACCGATAACCCTAACTAGTGGTTTCCTTAtaggtaatgctagagagactaaacgtttaaactaaatttgcaaactaaataatgtgtctccaataaaaaaataagcacgttaatcaaaacttaagtaataatccaataatcAACAACCATAattcatttagtttacaaattttagtttaaaattttagcctCCCATTActcttttcttattatttacCAATAATGCTAGTGAAACTAAATTTGTTGACATAATTGGCAAGCTAAATGATGTTCACAAATATAAAATGAACACGtttatcaacacttaagtaatgaTCAAATTATCAACTTATGTCattcaatttacaaaattttatctacaaatttaatcccTACCATTACTCTTACCCTAATATTTcttttattaaatatatatcCAACTATTTAATCAATTTTCTGCATAATAGCGGCTAAGAGAAAATGTAATTAGACCATAATTTCACACCACATGATGCGGCTAATGGAGTGGCTATGCCACATCATATTACCAATTATTTAGATTGTCGTTGCAATGTCATCAGCTGGTTCTATTTTTTAAGGTAACAAAATATCATAGCACAATTTAGATGATGATCCGAAGAAATAAAGATGGTCAAAACATGGATGAAGTTCCcacagagagaaaaaaagatgTCAAACCGgctataacaaaacaaaaatcatgtTTCCCTCACAATATATTGCAACATCCTTTTCAACTAAATCAAATTGGAACCTAAAATTATAGAATTTGGTAGTGCCCGCGCGGTTCTAAGAAATCCGTAGCTCATGGTGTAACCACAATCCTCCCGGCAACATGGTCAAGATCGCATTGACCGCTAGATGTGATTCTCCTCCCTCTGTCACAAGTTCAAAGTTCAAACCAAAGGTCAAAATTCAAGCAAATGTTGCTAAACACAAAGCTTACGTCGAAACCCAGTTTATAGATGATATATAAAGGAAGCACTCACCCCTTTGGGTCAACATCAACGATGTTCATTTTCTGTAACTGTTGGAGAATGTGTCGGGCAATAGCACCACTGCTCTCGCAGAAATGTGGTGGACGACTACCATTCCTCTGGCTTCCACCATAAATCCTGCGGAAGGCACCAACACCGAGTCCTCCCCTCAAGTAGATCTTCCTTGCCATCGAGGCTGCACGTTATTGAAAGTCACATTGTCAATACCACAAACAACAACACATTTGagaaacatacacaaataagtacAATGAcaatcaaaagcaaaagaatgCTCACCAGCTCTGACATAGTACCAGTCAGGATCATAAGGAGCCAACTCCTTGAATCTTGTGGTCTTAACGATATAAGTCCATGGAGGAAGCTCAACCTGCTCACaaacatcaaaagaacaagcaaatCGCAAAGAATTACAGAAAATCGCAGATAAGTACACACTCGAAATAAGCAAATCACAGAAAATTACACCtccaaaaaatttgaaaatcctAAATGAACTTAATGATAAACCTACATTTCCTCCAGGTCAGCACACCACTCCATGTCAGCAATCCATGCAGTTCGAACTACCTGAGTCATGTGTTGCTAAGCCATGTGCTGCTGACTTGAAATGATTATTCTAAATGGAAGCCATGAATCCTTGTCGAAGATGCTGATGAAGATGGACAGAAGAATATTGTATAAACTCACACAGCTAGACAAACACTTTCTGGTAGttgtttattgcatgcgtgGCTTTTATTATTGCATGCGTGTATGTAAATCTTGTATAAAGAACATGCTGCTGTTGAAGAGCAGCAAGGACTGAATTCAATTGAGTTGAGTTTATGAAATCAGTCTCTATAAACCTAGTTTAAATTCTATCATGGTATCAAAGAGCTGAAAGTCTCACGACACAACCATTTCTTTTTCCCATGGCTTCTCAATCTACTTCTCTTACCCTCCCAAATGCTTCCCATTTTCTCACCATCAAACTTGATCGTACCAACTACCCCATTTGGCAAGCTCAAATGCTTCCACTTCTTCGTAGCCGAAACCTTGTTTCCTTTATCGATGGAACCAGTCCATGTCCTTCTGCATTCTTGAAAGATGCGGATGGTAACCTCACTGACGCAGTCAATCCTGCGTTTGACATCTGGGTTCAACAAGATGCCACAGTCCTGTCGTGGATCAACTCCTCCGTTCACCCCACTATTCTTGCTGCCTTAATTGGGAAAACTAGCTCCCATTCTGCCTAGACGACCTTACGTGACCGCTATGCTTCGCAGTCCACCGGTCGTCTCCTTCAGCTTCGTAGTGAGCTGATGAATACTCATCGAGGTGACTCTTCCATTTCTGAATTCTTGGATAAGATTAATTGTCTTGCagatactctctctctctggtgcTCCCGTTTCAGATTCGGACATCGTTGCCATCATTCTTAATAATGTTGGTCCTGCTTATGAAAGCACGGTTGCCTCCGCCCAAGCCCGTGACGAGGCGATTACGTACAGTGCTTTGGAAGCACTCCTTCTTGGTGCTGAACGCCGCCAGAAAATGCATTCTGCTTTCACTACAGATACCGGCCCTACTGCATTTGCAGCCACCCGTAATGGTGGTCGTCCATCTCCTCCCTTTAGAGGCCGTGGCTCCTCCTCCGGGTTTCGAGGTCGTGGCAATGGCGGTCGTAGCTCCTTTTCCCTTCACGGATCATCCCATGGCTCTCCATCTCGCCAACCTGATGACCTCCTTGGTCTTGCTCCCTCTCAGACCTCCTTTCCTAATGGCAGGCTTCAATGCCAAATTTGTACTCGCTATGGCCATTCCGCAATTGACTGCTACAACCGTCTTAACATGTCCTATGAAGGGCGCGTTCCAGCATCAAAGCTTCAAGCTTATGCTGCCAGTGCTCCCACCATCCAAAATTGGCTTTTCGATTCTGGAGCCAATGCCCACATAACCAATGATCCTGCTCAGGTGACAAATGCTCGACCATATCATGGTACTGATCAAGTGAATGGCGTCGTTGGATGAATAGGTTTAAAAATCTCTCATGTTGGTAACACTTGCATTCGTACACCCCAAGCCCTTTTTCATCTCCCACACACATTACTTTGCCCTAATGCATCCACTAAAATCATTTCCATTCATCGCTTCACCACTGATAATAATTGTTCTCTAACTTTATTCCCACACGCCTATCGTGTTCAGGACCTTCACACGGGGAAGATGCTTTTCCACGGCCGGAGTAACAATGGATTCTACCCCTTCTCAACAGTTTCATCATGCACTAAAGGAGTATCTGCATTC is a genomic window of Malus domestica chromosome 09, GDT2T_hap1 containing:
- the LOC114826919 gene encoding small ribosomal subunit protein eS19z-like, translating into MTQVVRTAWIADMEWCADLEEIVYLSAIFCNSLRFACSFDVCEQVELPPWTYIVKTTRFKELAPYDPDWYYVRAASMARKIYLRGGLGVGAFRRIYGGSQRNGSRPPHFCESSGAIARHILQQLQKMNIVDVDPKGGRRITSSGQCDLDHVAGRIVVTP